A single window of Sinorhizobium sp. RAC02 DNA harbors:
- a CDS encoding DUF4166 domain-containing protein produces the protein MTNMAQNRPIETALPNRPIRKPVFQEVLGEDWHHLGEIVRRHYFLRAFSDDYICVKGTMHEVWHGAVARLLIPFARIFGALVPYRGKDVPVEVHYNVKPNDGAIHWDRVFHFAGRPPFHFRSHMQHAGGNSVIEFVRFGVGMRLKVTAEDGALVFRGEGYIWRLFGVDVPLPIGLMLGRAYVEERPVDAERFSMRMTLTHPLLGELFRYSGSFALGDESAALSGAPETMGPSVPR, from the coding sequence ATGACGAACATGGCGCAGAACCGGCCTATTGAGACAGCTCTACCGAACCGTCCGATCCGTAAGCCCGTCTTTCAGGAGGTGCTTGGCGAGGACTGGCACCACCTTGGCGAGATTGTCAGGCGTCACTACTTCTTGCGCGCCTTCAGCGACGATTATATCTGCGTGAAAGGCACGATGCACGAGGTATGGCACGGTGCTGTAGCCAGGCTGCTGATCCCATTCGCCCGGATATTCGGTGCGCTGGTACCTTATCGCGGTAAAGATGTTCCGGTAGAGGTCCACTACAACGTAAAGCCCAACGACGGTGCCATTCATTGGGATCGGGTGTTCCACTTCGCCGGGCGTCCACCCTTCCATTTCCGCTCCCATATGCAGCATGCCGGCGGCAACAGCGTGATCGAGTTCGTGCGTTTCGGAGTGGGAATGCGACTGAAAGTGACCGCGGAGGACGGCGCGCTCGTGTTCCGCGGCGAGGGCTATATCTGGCGGCTGTTCGGCGTCGATGTGCCCCTGCCGATAGGACTCATGCTCGGTCGCGCCTATGTCGAGGAACGACCGGTGGATGCCGAGCGCTTCAGCATGCGCATGACGTTGACCCATCCCCTGCTCGGCGAATTGTTCCGTTACAGCGGCAGCTTTGCGCTCGGCGACGAAAGCGCCGCATTGTCGGGTGCACCGGAGACCATGGGACCGAGCGTTCCGCGATAG
- a CDS encoding DUF1963 domain-containing protein, with amino-acid sequence MTRDFVFTAPFGFPDVVARELERFDLRPHPSGSERPLLFVFARDADKPWEAEAMFAEVSADLIGPNGPDEWTLTPVQVLGREGRYGTGTGPSVTAGVTIVRGRDNRVWAFGWRSSTSERDAVETGFMALMQGLQARSDRIGEKTLRSQFHGQEKARQATLAAIDAGQGSETVDPDAGDIVWEERFAAALGESGPSAVSQFWMDALALVEEPFGEEAPLAASRIGGGPDLPADMWPSNERGMRHPFLMQINLAEIKAMCGPMQPLPDEGLLSFFVHDDALLLDVVYTPPGASLVRHPMTEALIEASAAAVAIAADLDPDTPAGPLPHTEGDLVTAELLADGTLSFAHTPDPVWAVGEPGSTFDALSDERWATTAYARLRPRRTRSFNAAVAETRIEETKAGSLDDLTDTHEAFERALTGPLAGSGTPQIHQMLGHATIRGGIDCRDEAVTADVSMDLPELSDPSQWIVLVRLRAGSATGRVFWDADDLVIMAPAIDVAAGRFDRCVLLSG; translated from the coding sequence ATGACACGCGACTTCGTTTTCACAGCACCTTTCGGATTTCCGGACGTCGTTGCACGTGAACTCGAGCGCTTCGATCTGCGCCCTCATCCGAGCGGGTCGGAGCGACCGCTGCTCTTCGTGTTCGCACGAGATGCTGACAAGCCATGGGAAGCCGAAGCGATGTTCGCGGAGGTTTCCGCAGATTTGATCGGGCCGAACGGTCCAGACGAATGGACTCTAACCCCCGTTCAAGTGCTTGGACGCGAAGGACGCTACGGCACGGGGACCGGACCGTCCGTGACGGCAGGTGTGACCATCGTTCGGGGTCGGGACAACCGCGTGTGGGCATTCGGCTGGCGCTCGTCAACAAGCGAAAGAGACGCCGTCGAGACTGGTTTCATGGCGCTTATGCAAGGTCTGCAGGCGCGCAGTGATCGCATCGGCGAAAAAACGCTTCGGTCGCAGTTTCACGGCCAGGAAAAGGCCCGCCAAGCGACCCTAGCGGCCATCGATGCAGGACAGGGATCGGAAACTGTCGATCCCGATGCTGGGGATATCGTCTGGGAAGAACGCTTCGCCGCAGCTTTAGGAGAAAGTGGGCCGTCGGCGGTGTCGCAGTTCTGGATGGACGCCCTGGCGCTGGTAGAGGAGCCCTTCGGCGAAGAGGCGCCCTTGGCTGCCAGCCGCATCGGCGGCGGGCCTGACCTGCCGGCGGACATGTGGCCGAGCAATGAGCGCGGAATGCGCCATCCGTTTCTGATGCAGATCAATCTCGCCGAGATCAAGGCTATGTGCGGGCCGATGCAGCCTCTGCCGGACGAGGGTCTTTTATCCTTTTTCGTGCACGACGATGCCCTGCTTCTCGATGTCGTCTACACGCCGCCCGGCGCGTCTCTTGTGCGTCATCCAATGACGGAAGCCCTCATCGAGGCCTCTGCCGCCGCGGTCGCGATTGCCGCGGATCTCGACCCTGATACACCGGCCGGTCCCTTGCCGCATACCGAAGGAGACCTTGTCACGGCGGAATTGCTAGCCGACGGAACGCTCAGCTTTGCGCATACGCCTGATCCCGTGTGGGCAGTCGGCGAACCTGGATCCACCTTCGACGCGCTGTCGGACGAACGCTGGGCGACGACGGCATATGCGCGTTTGAGACCCCGGCGAACCCGATCCTTCAATGCCGCGGTTGCCGAAACGAGGATCGAGGAAACGAAGGCTGGTTCGCTCGACGACCTGACTGATACGCATGAGGCATTCGAGCGTGCGTTGACGGGCCCGCTTGCAGGCTCGGGAACGCCTCAAATCCATCAGATGCTCGGTCACGCAACGATCCGCGGAGGTATCGACTGCCGAGACGAGGCGGTAACTGCCGATGTCTCCATGGACTTGCCGGAGCTCAGCGACCCATCCCAATGGATCGTTCTTGTCCGGCTGCGCGCAGGATCGGCGACCGGCCGCGTTTTCTGGGATGCCGACGACCTTGTCATCATGGCTCCCGCCATCGACGTTGCAGCCGGGCGGTTCGACCGCTGTGTTCTTCTCTCAGGTTAG
- a CDS encoding SMI1/KNR4 family protein: protein MASHRETSSPQQTIQSSPSSPSKDDTEELFRHLLNQREARADLTDREKNLLRQPVTSVSVDNIFTWHLSQHSIIENETDPELIRRRIWQRRVGVKECGRLTEEQITVQEKRLGVRLPALWRDVYKHFNGGWVDTLRWGDMDNPGIDDIVPVPQSSHQYLALEDVARLRDILPVEWEELEYGILDCSGLDSRLIAIALAGSEAVLLDYRESDEPRVCLAHFDKYDDNPLAGWETDEFTFWWPDMEVFFRGLYQQSRIV from the coding sequence ATGGCAAGTCATCGAGAGACCAGCTCACCCCAGCAGACCATCCAGTCTTCTCCTTCCTCTCCCTCTAAAGACGACACCGAGGAGCTGTTCCGCCACCTGTTGAACCAGCGCGAGGCTCGAGCCGATCTGACAGACCGCGAAAAGAATCTGCTGAGACAGCCCGTCACCTCTGTGAGCGTGGACAACATTTTCACCTGGCATCTGAGCCAGCACTCGATCATCGAGAACGAAACGGATCCCGAACTCATCAGGCGACGTATCTGGCAGAGACGTGTTGGCGTAAAAGAGTGTGGGCGACTGACCGAGGAGCAGATTACCGTGCAGGAAAAACGGCTGGGCGTTCGTCTGCCGGCTCTATGGCGTGATGTCTACAAGCATTTCAACGGCGGCTGGGTCGATACCCTGCGTTGGGGAGATATGGATAACCCCGGAATCGATGACATTGTGCCGGTCCCCCAGTCGAGCCATCAATATCTGGCGCTGGAGGACGTTGCACGTCTGCGCGATATCCTGCCTGTGGAATGGGAAGAGCTTGAATATGGCATTCTGGATTGCAGCGGCCTCGATTCACGACTGATCGCAATTGCTCTTGCGGGTAGCGAGGCGGTTCTGCTGGACTATCGGGAAAGTGACGAACCCCGCGTCTGTCTCGCGCATTTCGATAAGTACGATGATAATCCGCTGGCTGGTTGGGAAACGGATGAGTTCACCTTCTGGTGGCCGGACATGGAGGTATTCTTTCGCGGCCTTTACCAGCAAAGCCGGATCGTATGA
- a CDS encoding MFS transporter, with amino-acid sequence MDKMAPTSHEVEWTLADFLSTYRYWAVFLSSLFLAIAGGGFGAMLPLILQSNGSSTQAIGIFYFASTVGWIVGAFLAFVVASRNGRPALIVPLVFCAVFAAGLVSAPALWGSPMFLFAFGLVLGTVRAVYPLAIAIFLAGGRPGKIDFGCALALMSTTILASGFAPIGASLLYALDQGGLPLVLGFLACLTLAVILLLPAGQLAFDEPPVARHKPLAPRRRPPLLVAIILLFPPILILVTVLGVYLSQASGFDVTYSPVMLLVSILVLGICIAAFIYLSYWVYRIHGELAGARPSRRLLTPLAAMFIAILVPLGLPILIMTLGDLLNDRARERGEGRLVSIAWLAVWSLILPPVAIAMIQNAANTSYGMGPDMA; translated from the coding sequence ATGGATAAGATGGCACCCACGTCTCACGAGGTGGAATGGACGCTGGCTGATTTCCTAAGCACGTATCGCTACTGGGCCGTCTTTCTATCTTCCCTGTTTCTGGCGATTGCCGGAGGAGGGTTTGGCGCAATGCTCCCTTTGATCTTACAATCGAATGGCAGCAGCACCCAGGCGATCGGGATCTTCTATTTCGCCTCCACAGTCGGCTGGATTGTCGGCGCGTTCCTCGCTTTCGTCGTCGCGAGCCGCAATGGTCGCCCGGCGTTGATTGTGCCTTTAGTCTTCTGCGCTGTCTTTGCCGCCGGTTTGGTCTCAGCGCCCGCGCTGTGGGGATCACCAATGTTTCTGTTTGCGTTTGGCTTAGTGTTGGGCACTGTTCGGGCGGTTTATCCGCTTGCGATCGCCATCTTTCTGGCCGGAGGGCGTCCAGGCAAAATCGACTTCGGCTGCGCTCTGGCTCTCATGTCAACGACGATACTGGCCTCAGGCTTTGCTCCGATCGGCGCGTCGTTGCTGTATGCACTCGACCAGGGGGGCCTGCCTCTCGTCCTGGGTTTCCTCGCTTGCCTGACGCTTGCTGTCATACTCCTGCTGCCCGCCGGACAGCTCGCCTTCGACGAACCGCCGGTTGCGCGACATAAGCCGCTAGCGCCCCGGCGGCGCCCACCTCTCCTGGTCGCAATCATCCTGCTTTTCCCGCCGATCCTGATACTTGTGACGGTGCTCGGCGTCTATCTGTCTCAGGCGAGTGGTTTCGACGTCACCTATTCTCCGGTGATGCTCCTTGTTTCCATTCTCGTCCTCGGCATTTGCATTGCCGCCTTTATCTATCTTTCCTATTGGGTCTATCGCATCCACGGCGAGCTGGCCGGCGCTCGACCGTCCCGGCGTTTGCTCACGCCGCTTGCTGCCATGTTCATCGCGATCCTGGTGCCGCTCGGATTGCCGATCCTCATCATGACTCTCGGCGATCTTCTCAACGATCGCGCGCGCGAAAGAGGCGAAGGACGGCTGGTCTCCATCGCCTGGCTCGCCGTCTGGAGCCTCATCCTGCCGCCGGTTGCCATCGCAATGATCCAGAATGCCGCAAATACCAGCTATGGCATGGGCCCGGACATGGCTTAA
- a CDS encoding DUF1963 domain-containing protein: MKMGMALAFVMAFMEVAMAQQIGEFHVHKQGSLPLPAVSLETVPHAEASIPLGASKMGGAADLPHGMPWPMRPPYADAQIKLEHYRSLIGATLSKAGIAPDWMAPDEGRHFVEEQRRIEKEVVEGTLALLPKEQADEMRPLLESQTTYTPERAREEARDPILQAQMVGKSFPLSFIAQLDLGTLSAQPGFDPDLPNNGRLMLFYDLLETPPGWEPSSRVGFRLIWDDTPAADLIRASVPATLSEVQYREKLVLKPALIVPHSVVTPISPSVKAWDANLLDQASSQQFGEGPYWSYMAWLSRFGSSDEPGRANHQLGGWPQPQQNGMQARAQLASNGVSAGTADAYDSSEAKEILKGAADWKLVLQVGVDEAVGLRGGAYYVLMRRDDLLARRFDQAWVVHQSD, translated from the coding sequence ATGAAAATGGGGATGGCCTTGGCCTTTGTGATGGCCTTCATGGAGGTGGCTATGGCGCAGCAGATCGGAGAATTCCATGTCCACAAACAGGGATCGTTACCTTTGCCAGCCGTCTCGTTGGAAACAGTGCCGCACGCGGAAGCGTCTATTCCGCTCGGCGCAAGCAAGATGGGTGGGGCCGCCGATCTGCCACACGGCATGCCCTGGCCAATGCGCCCGCCTTATGCAGATGCCCAGATCAAACTAGAACACTATCGCTCGCTGATTGGTGCGACGTTGTCAAAAGCCGGAATCGCACCTGACTGGATGGCGCCGGACGAGGGCAGACATTTCGTCGAGGAGCAAAGGCGTATCGAAAAGGAGGTAGTTGAGGGAACCCTGGCGTTGCTTCCGAAGGAACAGGCAGATGAGATGCGCCCGCTACTTGAATCCCAGACCACCTACACGCCGGAACGCGCCCGCGAAGAGGCGCGTGATCCCATTCTGCAGGCGCAGATGGTCGGAAAGAGCTTTCCCTTATCCTTCATCGCACAGCTCGACCTCGGTACACTCTCCGCTCAGCCCGGATTCGACCCCGACCTGCCGAATAATGGGCGGCTGATGCTATTCTATGACCTGCTGGAAACACCCCCTGGCTGGGAGCCGAGTTCGCGTGTCGGGTTCCGTCTGATCTGGGATGATACGCCGGCGGCGGATTTGATACGAGCGTCGGTTCCAGCTACGTTGAGCGAGGTTCAATACCGGGAGAAACTGGTTCTCAAACCTGCACTTATTGTTCCCCACAGCGTCGTAACGCCCATCTCGCCGAGCGTAAAAGCATGGGACGCAAATCTGCTCGATCAAGCATCATCGCAACAATTCGGTGAGGGACCTTATTGGTCCTATATGGCTTGGCTGTCGCGTTTCGGTTCGTCGGATGAACCCGGGCGCGCAAACCATCAACTGGGGGGCTGGCCGCAGCCACAGCAGAACGGAATGCAGGCACGCGCTCAACTCGCCTCGAATGGCGTTTCTGCCGGAACGGCCGACGCATATGACTCGTCAGAGGCCAAAGAGATTCTAAAGGGCGCGGCGGATTGGAAGCTCGTTTTGCAGGTGGGCGTTGATGAAGCGGTTGGTCTGCGTGGCGGAGCCTACTATGTCCTGATGCGCCGCGACGATCTTCTGGCACGTCGTTTCGATCAGGCCTGGGTCGTTCACCAATCGGATTGA